A genomic region of Gammaproteobacteria bacterium contains the following coding sequences:
- a CDS encoding response regulator, whose protein sequence is MSLRVLLIDDHALFREGLQGLLRHRGINVVAAAGDGQEGLDLANEVNPDIILLDMRMPGLNGLAVLRQLRKNGLQMPIAMLTTSSNEQDLIESLRSGAQGYLIKDMEPDDLVVALRDIVAGKTVVAPDLAPILARAIQGETPEQIRSNDPFSELTPREGEILGLLAEGQSNKLIARNLGISDGTVKLHVKAILRKLGVHSRVEAAVIAVEQGMRNRDNRE, encoded by the coding sequence ATGAGTCTTAGAGTCCTTTTAATTGATGATCACGCCCTGTTCAGAGAGGGCTTACAAGGTTTATTAAGACATCGCGGTATTAATGTGGTTGCTGCTGCGGGTGATGGGCAAGAAGGTCTGGATCTGGCGAATGAAGTTAATCCTGATATTATCCTGCTGGATATGCGTATGCCTGGACTCAATGGTCTGGCAGTATTACGTCAGCTACGAAAGAATGGTCTACAGATGCCCATTGCGATGCTAACCACCAGCAGTAATGAACAGGATCTTATCGAATCCCTACGTAGCGGTGCGCAGGGATATCTGATCAAGGATATGGAGCCCGATGATCTGGTTGTGGCACTGAGAGATATTGTTGCCGGTAAGACCGTAGTTGCACCCGACCTCGCGCCTATTCTGGCACGCGCCATACAAGGCGAGACACCTGAACAAATTCGCTCCAACGATCCCTTCTCTGAATTAACACCGCGTGAAGGAGAAATCCTTGGTCTATTGGCCGAGGGTCAAAGCAACAAACTGATTGCACGCAACCTGGGAATATCCGATGGCACCGTCAAACTACACGTCAAGGCTATTCTGCGTAAACTGGGCGTTCATTCCAGGGTCGAGGCCGCCGTTATTGCAGTGGAACAAGGCATGCGCAATCGTGATAATCGAGAATAA
- a CDS encoding rhodanese-like domain-containing protein yields MKKNLNELVSAAAEVVDEIFPWDLDERLQEKNNILLIDVSEPYEYDKVHIAGSINVPRGVLESACEYNFEETVPALADARDQDVVIICRSGNRSVLAALTMNGLLGYRSVSSLKTGLRGWNDFELKLIDKNEKPVDIDLADEYFMPNLRPEQEAPQT; encoded by the coding sequence ATGAAGAAAAATCTTAATGAACTGGTAAGTGCCGCCGCTGAGGTAGTCGATGAGATATTTCCCTGGGACCTGGATGAACGTCTACAGGAGAAAAATAACATTCTATTAATCGATGTCTCCGAACCCTATGAATATGACAAGGTACATATCGCTGGCTCAATCAATGTCCCCAGAGGTGTATTGGAAAGCGCCTGTGAGTATAATTTTGAAGAAACCGTACCGGCACTTGCCGATGCGCGTGATCAGGACGTTGTGATAATATGCCGTTCCGGTAATCGTAGTGTCCTGGCAGCACTCACCATGAATGGACTGCTCGGCTATCGTTCTGTCAGCTCGCTCAAGACAGGTCTCAGAGGATGGAATGACTTTGAACTAAAACTTATCGACAAGAATGAAAAGCCCGTTGATATCGATCTGGCTGATGAATATTTCATGCCTAATCTGCGCCCTGAACAGGAAGCACCACAGACATAA
- the yaaA gene encoding peroxide stress protein YaaA has protein sequence MLIIVSPAKKLNFDDAAPVDHYTHPAYLNKSQQLINVLKKQPASNISKLMKLSDKLTTLNVARYQAFTTPFTPQNAKQAIYTFRGDTYVGFSADTLGMKDIDYAQDHIRILSGLYGMLAPLDLMQPYRLEMGTRLPCGDSKDLYQFWKQTLTNDINKLLKKEKQLINLASKEYFSAIDFPAIKGTIITPVFKEKKGDVYKIIGIMAKRARGMMSRYIIENRIKDVEQLKGFSEDRYQFNKQASSEHELVFMRG, from the coding sequence ATGTTAATTATTGTCTCACCTGCCAAGAAACTCAATTTTGATGATGCCGCACCAGTGGATCACTATACTCATCCGGCTTATCTGAACAAAAGCCAACAGCTCATTAATGTGCTAAAAAAGCAGCCCGCGTCAAACATCTCAAAACTGATGAAATTGAGTGATAAACTGACCACGTTAAATGTTGCACGTTACCAGGCTTTCACCACCCCGTTTACTCCACAAAATGCGAAACAGGCAATTTATACCTTCAGGGGTGATACCTATGTTGGCTTTAGTGCTGATACGTTGGGTATGAAAGACATTGATTATGCCCAGGATCATATCCGCATCCTGTCGGGACTGTATGGCATGTTAGCACCACTGGATCTGATGCAACCCTACCGGCTGGAAATGGGCACACGCCTGCCCTGTGGTGATAGCAAAGATCTCTACCAGTTCTGGAAACAGACACTGACTAACGATATTAATAAGTTACTAAAAAAAGAAAAGCAGCTCATCAACCTTGCCAGCAAGGAATATTTTAGCGCCATCGACTTTCCCGCCATCAAGGGTACGATTATCACCCCGGTATTCAAGGAAAAGAAAGGCGATGTCTACAAGATCATCGGCATTATGGCAAAACGCGCACGCGGCATGATGTCACGCTACATCATCGAGAATCGCATCAAGGATGTAGAGCAACTAAAAGGATTTTCAGAGGATCGCTACCAGTTTAATAAACAAGCCTCCAGTGAACATGAGCTGGTTTTTATGCGTGGCTAG
- a CDS encoding S24 family peptidase — protein MGMTDGSSCAASEPFALQVLGTSMAPEFPDGCIIIIDPGGIVKHGCYVLAVDGANEFIFRQLEIREQVHYLVALEEGHEVIQLAGLIDIKGVVSQRAGKRRKHHKKYD, from the coding sequence ATGGGTATGACAGACGGTAGTAGTTGCGCCGCTAGTGAACCTTTTGCATTACAGGTGCTGGGTACCAGTATGGCACCGGAGTTTCCGGATGGGTGCATTATTATTATTGATCCGGGCGGCATAGTAAAACACGGTTGTTATGTGTTGGCTGTCGATGGCGCTAATGAGTTTATATTTCGCCAACTGGAGATCCGCGAGCAGGTTCATTATCTTGTGGCGCTGGAAGAGGGACATGAGGTTATTCAGCTTGCAGGACTTATCGATATTAAGGGTGTGGTCTCGCAACGTGCAGGGAAACGGCGTAAGCATCATAAGAAATATGATTGA